agatgcactccccgaAAATCACAGCAGCAGTTGAGAATGATTCATTATACCAAATAAAGCCAttaatgtcatcttttaaaagttactttttctttttttcatatcgcacgggaaaaaatatatttcgCAATGTCAGATtatttccaatatcgtgcaggccttgACCCAGGTACACCCATCAACTGTCCGGAGAGGTCAGGCCAGAAGTGGTTTTCATGGAAGAGTTGTAGCCAAAAAGCCAGAGCTCCCGCGATGTGGGATGCAATGCATAGTTGAGTCGCTCGACGTAGTGTAGCAatactccagtgtctgccaggtctttctggatggatcgtgcagtctaacgtgggtttggacttgcttttctcacaatcctgcgagctgttctgtctgatatttttcttggtcttccagatcttgctttaacttccactgttcctggtGATgtccatttcttaattacattcagaacagaggatattggcatctgaaaaagCTTTgttatcttcttatagccttctcctgctttgtgagcgtcgactatttacagtttcagttttctagacaactgcttagaagaagccatggtgctgattgttggggcaaagTCAGATGAGTCTGGAAATTTAAAACCTtgagattgacatcacctggtctttccagacaatgattgagaacaatctaTGCTGTCAAGTCTCAGTTTTCCAAAGGGccggtgcatgctagaaactctgcagggtgcccaaacttctGCAaacgccattttttttgttttctgttattttgaaagtgaaaattatggagaaaaaaatctaactttttgtgacatattatacaaatttctaatctgtcatttggtGCCCTttagagatttttccatcttttcttggcttctttaggGCACAATActaatttttacctggggtgccgaaacttttgaaccccactgtaaatataatttgattttttcttGAAACTGCACTTTGATAGGcctctttttacttttgcataTTTAAAGCTATTGTACTTGCACTCACTACTTGTTTTCTGGAGTTTCCACCTTTGGGGTTGgaagcacttaattggaagatactttggataaaagcgtgagctaaataacatgtaatgtaatacatgTAATACCTTCAATGTGGAGAGAAGATcagaaaataacaacacagCTATCAGGGCATGAGGCGAAGGCAGAAGGAAACAGCTTGGCTCTGAAACATGCTCACAACGAGGCAGTGTGAACACGCTGGTGTTTTTTAAGGCTGCTTCTCATAGAATACGTTTTCCCACATTGGTCACAccagtacggcttctctccagtgtgaatgcgctggtgaGATTTAAGGCTACCACTCTGAAAAAATGCTTCCCCACATAGATCACATCTgaacggcttctctccagtgtgaacgCGCTGGTGATATTTAAGGCTATTACTCTGAGCAAATGTTTTCCCACATagatcacagctgtacggcttctctccagtgtgaagaCGCTGGTGAGATTTAACGCTACTACTCTGAGCAAATGTTTCCCCACATAGATCACAGCTGtatggcttctctccagtgtgaacacgCTGGTGAGATTTAAGGTTACCTCTCAGAGAAAAAGTTACCCCACATTGCTCACACCGGTACGGCTTCTCTCCGGTGTGAACACGTTGGTGCATTTTTAGGCAATACCTACTAGAAAAGATTTTGCAACATagatcacagctgtacggcttctccCCAGTGTGACCATGCTGGTGTTTTTTAAGGCTACTTCTCACAGAAAACGTTTTCCCGCATTGTTCACAccagtacggcttctctccagtgtgaatgcgctggtgGATTTTCA
The Etheostoma cragini isolate CJK2018 chromosome 4, CSU_Ecrag_1.0, whole genome shotgun sequence genome window above contains:
- the LOC117942689 gene encoding zinc finger protein 239-like: MFSEDNTWESQDNLDLDLITEYMQKQEEKLGKKKEGKRKVVSEVSGDSEERASKRKEEEEEKPRGGERPRCHHCQHCDKSFTTSGHLKIHQRIHTGEKPYSCDLCGGTFSQSGSLKIHQRIHTGEKPYWCEQCGKTFSVRSSLKKHQHGHTGEKPYSCDLCCKIFSSRYCLKMHQRVHTGEKPYRCEQCGVTFSLRGNLKSHQRVHTGEKPYSCDLCGETFAQSSSVKSHQRLHTGEKPYSCDLCGKTFAQSNSLKYHQRVHTGEKPFRCDLCGEAFFQSGSLKSHQRIHTGEKPYWCDQCGKTYSMRSSLKKHQRVHTASL